A section of the Acidobacterium capsulatum ATCC 51196 genome encodes:
- a CDS encoding glycoside hydrolase family 35 protein has translation MRAFRFYILCCMLALFLLPVSVMAAARRGNSSALSDQRGSFRVENGKFVLDGQPFQIISGEMHYERIPRAYWKARLQMAKAMGLNTIATYVFWNLHEPEPGKFDFSGNADLAQFIRDAQQTGLKVLLRAGPYSCAEWEFGGFPAWLMKNPKMQTALRSNDPEFMKPAEQWILRLGREVAPLQVGYGGPIIGVQIENEYGDFGGDAAYLEHLKKIFLKAGFTQSLLYTANPSRALVRGSIPGVYSAVNFAPGHAAQALDSLAQLRAGQPLLSSEYWTGWFDHWGEPHQSKPLSLQVKDFNYILRHGAGVNLYMFHGGTSFGMMSGSSWTKHQFLPDVTSYDYGAPLDEAGHPTPAYYAYRKIIAAYLGHALPPVPAAPPVMAIAPFALHEASSLWRGLPKPVVTKNPEPMEWLGQSYGFILYRKTLHHAVDGDLVLNGMNDYALVYLNGKLQGTLNRTCNDSTLMLHSNSAKTRLDILVENSGRINSTRMMLHANKGLMGPVMLAGRALHGWKTYRLPMKPDTIADPLGMPQETHFNEKSTPAQAMSGPAFYRGTFRVETKSKQIPDTFLDIRGLGKGAVWIDGHPIGRYWNVGPQDTLYVPGPWLHRGKNEIMVLDLFQRTNLPRLAGLTQPILNGPARKVCNATELSSAPAEMHGRGKGRAAQPGVSRAKETKH, from the coding sequence ATGAGAGCGTTCCGCTTCTACATTCTTTGCTGCATGCTCGCGTTGTTTCTGCTGCCGGTGAGCGTGATGGCCGCGGCCCGGAGGGGTAATAGCTCTGCCCTCTCTGATCAGCGAGGTAGTTTTCGTGTAGAAAACGGCAAATTCGTGCTGGACGGCCAGCCATTTCAAATCATCTCGGGCGAGATGCACTACGAGCGGATTCCGCGGGCCTACTGGAAGGCTCGCCTTCAGATGGCCAAGGCGATGGGCTTGAACACCATCGCCACCTACGTCTTCTGGAACCTTCATGAACCGGAGCCAGGCAAATTCGACTTCAGCGGCAACGCAGACCTGGCGCAGTTCATCCGCGATGCACAGCAGACGGGCCTGAAGGTGCTGCTGCGCGCCGGGCCATACTCCTGCGCGGAATGGGAATTCGGCGGATTTCCCGCCTGGCTCATGAAGAACCCGAAGATGCAAACCGCGCTGCGCTCGAACGATCCGGAATTCATGAAGCCTGCGGAACAGTGGATCCTCCGGCTGGGACGTGAAGTGGCTCCGCTGCAGGTTGGCTATGGCGGGCCCATCATTGGCGTGCAGATCGAGAATGAATACGGCGACTTCGGCGGCGATGCAGCCTATCTGGAGCACCTGAAAAAAATCTTCCTGAAGGCCGGCTTCACACAATCGCTCCTCTACACCGCCAATCCATCACGCGCGCTGGTGCGAGGGTCGATTCCCGGGGTGTACTCGGCGGTCAACTTTGCCCCCGGCCACGCGGCGCAGGCGCTGGACTCGCTCGCACAACTGCGCGCCGGCCAGCCGCTGTTGTCCTCAGAGTACTGGACCGGATGGTTCGATCACTGGGGCGAACCGCACCAGAGCAAACCCCTGTCACTGCAGGTGAAGGACTTCAACTACATTCTGCGCCACGGCGCGGGCGTCAACCTGTATATGTTTCATGGTGGAACGAGCTTCGGCATGATGAGCGGTTCGAGTTGGACCAAACATCAGTTCCTGCCGGACGTGACAAGCTACGATTACGGTGCGCCACTCGATGAAGCCGGACATCCCACCCCGGCGTACTACGCCTATCGAAAAATCATTGCCGCTTACCTGGGCCATGCACTGCCGCCGGTTCCGGCGGCGCCTCCGGTGATGGCCATTGCGCCTTTTGCGCTCCATGAGGCGTCCTCTTTGTGGCGGGGGTTGCCCAAGCCCGTCGTTACGAAAAATCCCGAGCCCATGGAGTGGCTGGGGCAATCCTACGGATTCATCCTCTACCGCAAGACCCTGCACCACGCCGTCGATGGCGACCTCGTACTGAACGGAATGAACGATTACGCGCTGGTCTATCTGAACGGTAAGCTGCAAGGCACGCTCAACCGGACCTGCAATGATTCGACGTTGATGCTGCACAGCAACTCCGCCAAGACTCGCCTCGACATCCTGGTCGAGAACTCCGGACGCATCAACTCGACGCGCATGATGCTCCATGCGAATAAAGGCCTGATGGGCCCCGTGATGCTCGCGGGCAGGGCACTGCATGGATGGAAAACATACCGGCTGCCGATGAAGCCCGATACCATTGCCGATCCACTGGGCATGCCGCAAGAGACGCACTTCAACGAAAAGAGCACGCCCGCGCAGGCGATGAGCGGCCCGGCGTTCTATCGCGGCACGTTTCGCGTAGAAACGAAGTCTAAGCAGATCCCCGATACTTTTCTCGACATTCGCGGCCTCGGCAAAGGCGCGGTGTGGATCGACGGGCACCCCATCGGCCGCTACTGGAATGTTGGCCCGCAGGACACGCTGTATGTGCCGGGCCCCTGGCTGCACCGAGGCAAGAATGAAATCATGGTGCTCGATCTCTTCCAAAGAACCAATCTGCCCCGGCTGGCGGGGCTCACCCAACCGATTCTGAATGGCCCCGCGCGCAAAGTTTGCAACGCAACGGAACTATCCTCTGCCCCGGCAGAAATGCATGGACGAGGGAAGGGACGCGCGGCACAACCAGGCGTGAGCCGCGCCAAGGAGACGAAGCATTGA
- a CDS encoding glycoside hydrolase family 88/105 protein, translating to MSIDIKEFSHVRLGPYFTLACELQPERRKIIPYTRSSRPSFVQLQYRSRWIASLALTLVAASGAAFAQQNISARAQVGIRNDIARHFGTAPADAGPKAHLSAAVRPRAIRHAMYKVADWELKQAQPYFGRNWTWAVLYTGYMAAAGSLHDARYREAMEQIGEKFHWQLRSAVPNADDQSIAQTYLELYQRDRNPAQIAATQQALQRLMRGENAHIPENQVQIPWWWCDSLFMAPPVWSRMYEATHQTEYLHYIDEHWWQTSSKLYSAQWHLYYRDITYLHTKGPNGKPVFWSRGEGWVMAGLARMLEYLPESDPHRAAYEAQLRQMAAEVVRLQDPVSGLWHSNLLDAKDYPLPETSGSALMTFALAWGVDHGILDRSTYLPAVHRAWSGLVHQIYASGRLGCIQQTGAAPAHYLPSSSYNYGVGAFLLAGSEVLQLTRHEG from the coding sequence ATGTCTATTGACATTAAAGAATTCTCCCACGTAAGGTTGGGGCCGTACTTTACACTGGCGTGCGAACTACAACCAGAGCGGAGAAAAATCATTCCATACACACGTTCATCCCGCCCCTCGTTTGTCCAGTTACAGTACCGGTCCCGGTGGATTGCCTCCCTTGCTCTTACGCTGGTCGCAGCTTCCGGTGCCGCGTTTGCCCAGCAGAATATTTCGGCCAGGGCACAGGTTGGAATTCGCAATGACATCGCCCGCCATTTCGGCACCGCTCCCGCCGATGCGGGCCCCAAAGCACATCTGTCCGCAGCGGTGCGGCCTCGCGCCATCCGGCATGCCATGTATAAGGTGGCCGACTGGGAGTTGAAACAGGCGCAGCCCTATTTCGGACGAAACTGGACCTGGGCCGTCCTCTATACGGGATACATGGCAGCGGCCGGTTCATTGCATGACGCACGCTACCGCGAAGCCATGGAGCAGATAGGGGAAAAGTTCCATTGGCAGTTACGATCTGCCGTCCCCAACGCCGATGACCAGAGCATTGCGCAAACCTATCTGGAGCTTTACCAGCGGGATCGCAACCCTGCTCAGATCGCCGCGACACAGCAGGCCCTGCAACGCCTGATGCGGGGGGAGAATGCCCATATTCCGGAGAATCAGGTGCAGATTCCATGGTGGTGGTGCGATTCGCTGTTCATGGCGCCGCCGGTGTGGTCGCGCATGTACGAGGCCACGCACCAGACGGAGTATCTCCATTACATCGATGAGCACTGGTGGCAGACCTCATCGAAGCTCTACAGTGCACAGTGGCATCTGTATTACCGGGACATCACTTATCTGCACACCAAAGGCCCCAACGGAAAACCAGTTTTCTGGTCGCGCGGCGAGGGTTGGGTGATGGCCGGGCTGGCGCGCATGCTCGAGTATCTGCCGGAGTCCGATCCTCACCGGGCTGCGTACGAGGCGCAGCTTCGGCAGATGGCCGCCGAGGTTGTCCGGTTACAGGATCCCGTGAGTGGGCTGTGGCACTCGAACCTACTCGACGCGAAAGATTATCCCTTGCCGGAGACCTCCGGCTCCGCGCTCATGACGTTTGCTCTTGCCTGGGGCGTGGATCACGGCATCCTGGATCGCTCGACTTATCTGCCGGCCGTTCATCGAGCCTGGAGTGGTCTTGTCCATCAAATTTATGCGAGCGGACGCCTCGGCTGCATTCAGCAGACAGGTGCGGCGCCGGCTCATTATCTGCCCTCGTCCAGTTACAACTACGGCGTGGGCGCGTTTCTGCTTGCTGGATCGGAAGTGCTCCAGCTTACCCGACACGAGGGGTAG